Proteins from one Nicotiana tabacum cultivar K326 chromosome 23, ASM71507v2, whole genome shotgun sequence genomic window:
- the LOC107805022 gene encoding short-chain dehydrogenase TIC 32, chloroplastic translates to MWFLSKKGASGFSANSTAEEVTQGIDSSALTAIVTGASSGIGAETARVLALRGVHVIMGVRNISAGKQVKEAIIRDVPQAKIDAMELDLSSLASVRNFASTYNSFGLPLNLLINNAGIMATPFTLSKDKIELQFSTNHVGHFLLTNLLLETMKRTATHSRKEGRIVNVSSRRHKFSYHEGIRFDKINDQLGYNGLSAYGQSKLANVLHASELARRLKEGGVEITANSLHPGAIATDLFRQHSIISGIVNILGKHVMKNVQQGAATTCYVALHPDVKGVSGKYYSDCNIAETSPQAKDTELAKKLWDFTMSLVD, encoded by the exons ATGTGGTTTCTAAGCAAAAAGGGTGCTTCTGGGTTCTCTGCAAATTCAACAGCTGAGGAAGTAACTCAAGGAATTGATAGCTCTGCTCTTACTGCCATTGTTACTG GAGCATCAAGTGGAATTGGTGCTGAAACTGCACGTGTTCTTGCATTGCGAGGTGTGCATGTAATTATGGGGGTCAGGAATATCTCTGCTGGAAAACAAGTTAAAGAGGCAATAATTAGAGATGTTCCACAAGCTAAAATCGATGCCATGGAGTTGGATCTTAGTTCACTTGCATCAGTGAGGAATTTTGCATCAACTTACAATTCCTTCGGCCTTCCTCTAAACCTGCTTAT TAACAATGCAGGTATCATGGCAACCCCATTCACACTTTCCAAGGATAAGATTGAGCTGCAATTTTCAACAAACCATGTTG GCCACTTTCTTTTGACAAATCTATTGCTGGAGACCATGAAAAGAACGGCTACTCATAGCAGAAAAGAAGGGAGGATTGTTAATGTCTCCTCACGACGCCACAAATTTTCGTACCATGAAGGGATTCGGTTTGACAAAATCAATGATCAATTAGG GTATAATGGGCTGTCTGCCTATGGTCAATCAAAGCTTGCCAATGTGCTGCATGCTAGTGAACTTGCTAGACGTCTGAAG GAAGGGGGCGTGGAGATTACAGCGAATTCTCTTCACCCAGGAGCCATTGCCACTGACCTTTTCCGTCAGCACAGCATTATCAGTG GCATTGTTAATATCCTTGGTAAGCATGTGATGAAAAATGTTCAGCAG GGGGCTGCAACAACATGCTATGTGGCTTTGCACCCGGATGTTAAAGGTGTAAGTGGCAAATATTATTCGGACTGCAACATAGCTGAGACAAGCCCACAAGCTAAAGATACTGAATTGGCAAAAAAGTTGTGGGACTTTACCATGAGTTTAGTTGACTAA